In Paludibacter propionicigenes WB4, the genomic window CCAAACGGTCTGCCTCCGATATTCCGGCTAATTTAGCCCAACGTTGCGAACCTTCTTTGGTAATTTGTTGTGGTGTACGGATTCCAGCTACCACATCTTCGCCCTGCGCATTAATCAGGTATTCGCCAACAAACTGATCTTCGCCTGTTGCAGCATCGCGACTAAAGCAAACACCTGTTGCTGAAGTATTTCCCATATTGCCAAAAACCATCGATTGAACGCTGACAGCAGTTCCCCATTCGGCAGGTATGCCTTCCATTTTGCGGTATAAAATTGCACGGTCGTTCATCCACGAATCGAACACGGCACATACTGCGCCCCAAAGTTGTTCGTAAGCAGAATCCGGAAAATCTTTTCCGGTTTGCTTTTTTACAGCAGCTTTAAATTTTGCAACCAGCTCTTTCAGGTCGTTTACATTAAGCTCTGTATCCAGCTTTACGCCTTTTTCTTCTTTTACGTGTTCTATTATTTCTTCAAAAGGATCTATATCATTTTTATTGACAGGCTTCATGCCCAGTACCACGTCACCATACATTTGTACAAAGCGGCGGTACGAATCCCAAACAAAGCGGGGGTTTCCTGTTTTGCGGGTCAGTCCTTCCACCACTTCGTCGTTTAAACCAAGATTTAAAATGGTATCCATCATCCCCGGCATAGAAGCGCGTGCTCCCGAACGTACCGAAACTAGTAGCGGATTTTCTACATCGCCGAATTTTGAATTCATCAAAACCTCAACTCCGGCCAAAGCTTTTTCTACTTCAGGTTTTAATAATGCCACCACCTGATCTTTACCCAGGCTGTAATACTCCGAACAAACGTCGGTAGTAATAGTGAAACCGGGAGGAACAGGCACTCCAATTAAATTCATTTCTGCGAGATTTGCTCCCTTTCCTCCGAGCAAGTTTTTCATGTCTGCTTTACCTTCGGCTTGTCCGTTGCCAAAGGTATAGACTCTTTTTGTGTTACTCATATTAGATTTTTATTAGAAAATTGGTTATGTGATTTCCTTTTTAAGAATGGCAAAGTTAGTTTTTTTTATGAAAAACAAAACTCAAAATCGTTTTTTTTTGATAAATGTAAGCTATGCAACATTATTTAACTGTTCGTATGGAGTCAAAATTTTGTACAAGTCTTCTTACTTATATTTCAATTGAATGAAAATAAGTGTATTAATTGCAGTTTGTTTTTATTCAAAGCCTGATTAATATGCCCAGATTTATACTTGTCGCTGACAAAATGATAAAACTAGCAGTTTTGCATCAGAATTAGTCAAACTTTTCTCTGTATAGGAAATATAACTGCTTGTTACATGAAAATCTGACAGTGTTGAAATTCTGAATTCTGACTTATTGTCTTGAATTTAAGCTGTTTTAGTGCTATAACAAGACATTTCTTGTAATTTGAAGACATTGGTCGCATATTTGAGCGGAACAGGCAAAACGGATCTGTATTTTAAAAAGAAATTGATTTAGAATTAAAAAACAAAACTATGAACTTAAATAACTTTACGCTGAAATCTCAGGAAGCTGTACAGGAAGCTGTTGAACTGGTACAAGCTAATGGTCAGCAGGTAGTAGAAACTCCTCACTTGTTCAAAGCAGTAGTCCATAAAGGTGAGGACATAACAAAATTTTTATTCGGTAAGTTGGGCGTTAATGCTTCGGCGCTTGAAGCTGTTGTTGATAGCCTGATAGCCGGTTTACCGCGGGTGTCCGGTGGTGAGCCTTACCTGAGCAGAGAGACCAACGCCGTGTTACAAAAAGCTACGGCGCTTTCATCCAAGGCCGGTGATCAGTTTGTGTCGTTGGAGTATTTACTCTTAGCGCTTATAGCCGAAAGAAATGCAATGACCAAGGTGCTCAAAGATGCCGGATTATCAGAATCTGAATTACAAAAAGCCATTATGGAACTCCGAAAAGGAGCGAAAGTAGATTCGGCTACAGCCGAAGAAAGCTATAATGCGCTGAACAAATACGCCATTAACCTCAACGAACAAGCACGTGCCGGTAAGCTGGATCCTGTGATTGGGCGTGATGAAGAAATCCGTCGGGTGCTTCAGATATTGAGCCGTCGTACCAAGAATAATCCTATTTTGATAGGTGAGCCTGGTGTGGGTAAAACCGCCATTGCCGAAGGGCTTGCACATCGTATTGTTCGCGGCGATGTACCTGAAAACTTGAAATCGAAACAGATTTTCTCGCTCGATATGGGTGCGTTGATTGCCGGTGCTAAATACAAGGGTGAGTTTGAAGAAAGACTGAAAGCCGTAGTGAATGAAGTGATCAAAGCCGATGGTGAAGTGATTCTGTTCATTGACGAAATTCATACCTTGGTGGGAGCGGGCAAGAGCGATGGAGCCATGGATGCTGCCAACATACTGAAACCCGCACTGGCACGTGGTGAGCTGAGGGCTATCGGTGCAACTACGCTGGATGAATATCAAAAGTATTTTGAAAAAGATAAGGCGTTAGAACGTCGTTTTCAGCTTGTAACTGTAGATGAACCGGATGTACCGAGTACCATTTCCATTTTACGTGGACTGAAGGAACGTTATGAAAATCACCACAAAGTGAGAATCAAAGATGATGCAATCATCGCTGCGGTGGAACTATCGAGCCGGTATATTACCAATCGGTTTTTGCCTGATAAAGCCATCGACCTGATGGACGAAGCGGCTGCCAAACTCCGGCTAGAGGTGGATTCTGTGCCCGAAGAACTGGATATTATCGACCGTAACATTAAACAGTTGGAGATAGAACGAGAAGCCATCAAGCGCGAAAACGATACCCGTAAACTGGCTCAGCTCAACGAGGAAATTGCCAACCTGAAAGAAGAGGGTAAAGAGATGCGTGCCAAATGGTCGAGCGAAAAGCAGCTGATAGACGGTATTCAGCAAACCAAGGTAGACATTGAAAACCTGAAATACGAAGCCGACAAGGCTGAACGCAACGGCGACTACGGACTGGTGGCGGAAATTCGTTACGGAAAGATAAAGGCTGCCGAGGAACAGATAGCTCAGCTGCAAACCAAACTGGCTGCTATGCAGGGAGCACACGCTCTGATAAAAGAGGAGGTGGATAGCGAAGACATAGCCGATGTGGTAAGTCGCTGGACAGGCATTCCGGTAAAGAAAATGCTGCAAAGCGAAAAAGATAAATTGCTGCATCTGGAAGACGAGCTGCACAAGCGTGTGGTGGGTCAGGAGGAAGCGATAGCTGCGGTTTCGGATGCTGTACGTAGAAGTAGGGCAGGACTGCAAGACCCTAAGCGACCTATCGGTTCGTTTATATTCCTTGGTACTACCGGTGTGGGTAAAACCGAGCTGGCTAAAGCGCTGGCCGAATACCTGTTCGATGACGAAAACATGATGACGCGTATCGATATGAGTGAGTATCAGGAGAAATTCTCCGTTACCCGTCTGATAGGGTCGCCTCCGGGATATGTGGGCTACGATGAAGGTGGGCAGCTGACCGAAGCCATACGACGCAAACCGTATTCGGTCGTGCTTTTCGATGAGATAGAAAAGGCACATCCCGACGTGTTCAACGTGCTGCTGCAAGTGTTGGACGACGGACGTTTGACGGATAACAAAGGCCGGTTGGTGAACTTCAAAAACACTATTATCATTATGACTTCGAACATCGGGTCGTCGCTGATACAGGAAAGTTTTGAAGGAATGACCGATAAAAATCAGG contains:
- the clpB gene encoding ATP-dependent chaperone ClpB, with amino-acid sequence MNLNNFTLKSQEAVQEAVELVQANGQQVVETPHLFKAVVHKGEDITKFLFGKLGVNASALEAVVDSLIAGLPRVSGGEPYLSRETNAVLQKATALSSKAGDQFVSLEYLLLALIAERNAMTKVLKDAGLSESELQKAIMELRKGAKVDSATAEESYNALNKYAINLNEQARAGKLDPVIGRDEEIRRVLQILSRRTKNNPILIGEPGVGKTAIAEGLAHRIVRGDVPENLKSKQIFSLDMGALIAGAKYKGEFEERLKAVVNEVIKADGEVILFIDEIHTLVGAGKSDGAMDAANILKPALARGELRAIGATTLDEYQKYFEKDKALERRFQLVTVDEPDVPSTISILRGLKERYENHHKVRIKDDAIIAAVELSSRYITNRFLPDKAIDLMDEAAAKLRLEVDSVPEELDIIDRNIKQLEIEREAIKRENDTRKLAQLNEEIANLKEEGKEMRAKWSSEKQLIDGIQQTKVDIENLKYEADKAERNGDYGLVAEIRYGKIKAAEEQIAQLQTKLAAMQGAHALIKEEVDSEDIADVVSRWTGIPVKKMLQSEKDKLLHLEDELHKRVVGQEEAIAAVSDAVRRSRAGLQDPKRPIGSFIFLGTTGVGKTELAKALAEYLFDDENMMTRIDMSEYQEKFSVTRLIGSPPGYVGYDEGGQLTEAIRRKPYSVVLFDEIEKAHPDVFNVLLQVLDDGRLTDNKGRLVNFKNTIIIMTSNIGSSLIQESFEGMTDKNQAEIVERTKLQVFELLKQTIRPEFLNRIDELVMFAPLNETQIEEIVRLQISIIQHTLAGNGVQLELTEAAVQYIAAEGFDPQFGARPVKRAIQKYVLNDLSKQLIGGAVHADQTIVVDYDGTRLVFGNK